In one window of Musa acuminata AAA Group cultivar baxijiao chromosome BXJ3-2, Cavendish_Baxijiao_AAA, whole genome shotgun sequence DNA:
- the LOC103976222 gene encoding LOB domain-containing protein 36-like: MSSNAPCGACKFLRRKCTPNCLFAPYFPPDQVTNFVYVHRMFGASKLARMLGDLNPAQRQDAVNTLVYEAEARLREPVYGCAGYICLLQQRLERIQNELYNVEKELATYIDPAAFDPFLPPPHHQHQDQHGHHHRQGFYPSSTATYGVLGMGTIAGLGVAAPGTSHYPQILIPEQAQQQQPQPPRIVEAQQMAMAALAAAREQDMLRSFEQQQELARFNSEFLDSGQGYNKIDSGTMVSAMPAGSPCELPLVPAQPFELSFAVHPQHYPEQQPQQQQWQTQTQHHRDQSHYGRSDIGPSY; encoded by the coding sequence ATGTCATCGAACGCGCCGTGCGGGGCCTGCAAGTTCCTGCGGCGAAAGTGCACGCCGAATTGCTTGTTTGCACCATACTTTCCGCCGGATCAGGTGACGAACTTCGTGTATGTGCACCGCATGTTTGGGGCAAGCAAATTGGCGCGCATGCTCGGTGACCTGAACCCCGCGCAACGACAGGATGCCGTCAATACGCTGGTCTATGAAGCGGAGGCGCGGCTCCGCGAGCCCGTTTATGGCTGTGCGGGCTACATCTGCCTTCTCCAACAGAGGCTCGAGCGAATCCAGAATGAACTCTACAACGTCGAGAAAGAGCTTGCCACCTACATCGACCCTGCTGCCTTCGATCCCTTCCTCCCCCCTCCCCACCACCAGCATCAGGACCAACacggccaccaccaccgccaaggGTTCTATCCTTCGTCCACAGCGACCTACGGCGTCCTGGGAATGGGGACCATTGCGGGGCTTGGTGTTGCCGCACCCGGCACATCGCACTACCCGCAGATCTTGATACCTGAACaggcgcagcagcagcagccgcagccgccgcggATAGTGGAGGCGCAACAAATGGCCATGGCTGCTTTGGCTGCAGCGAGAGAGCAAGACATGCTGAGGAGCTTCGAGCAGCAGCAAGAACTGGCCAGATTCAATTCCGAGTTTCTGGACAGCGGTCAGGgctataataagatcgattctggCACCATGGTGTCTGCAATGCCGGCGGGGTCGCCCTGTGAGCTCCCGCTGGTTCCGGCGCAGCCATTCGAGTTGTCATTTGCTGTGCATCCTCAGCACTACCCCGAACAGCAACCCCAGCAGCAGCAGTGGCAGACACAGACGCAGCACCATAGAGACCAGAGCCATTACGGGAGGAGTGACATCGGTCCGTCATATTGA
- the LOC103975310 gene encoding small ribosomal subunit protein uS9c: MATTSLSSLTVAFSSLSFSSHVSSSNKTLYSPWIRRRRTASPLRWNSPTAIASSTASFPIAAVSGGAAVSAEDFEGVSLEKYVKSRLPGGFAAQRLIGTGRRKCAIARVVLQEGTGKFVINYRDAKEYLQGNPLWLQYIKTPLLTLGFESSYDVFVKAQGGGLSGQAQAISLGIARALLKVSQNHRSPLKKEGLLTRDSRVVERKKVGLKKARKAPQYSKR, translated from the exons ATGGCGACTACCTCGCTCTCCTCCCTCACCGTCGCCTTCTCCTCTCTATCCTTCTCTTCCCACGTCTCCTCTAGTAATAAGACCTTATACTCTCCTTGGATACGACGTCGTCGGACCGCCTCGCCCCTTCGGTGGAACTCTCCCACCGCGATCGCCTCCTCCACCGCCTCCTTCCCCATCGCTGCCGTATCCGGCGGTGCGGCTGTCTCCGCCGAGGACTTCGAGGGGGTGAGCCTCGAGAAGTACGTGAAGTCCCGGCTCCCTGGCGGGTTCGCCGCCCAGAGGCTCATCGGGACCGGCCGGAGGAAGTGTGCCATAGCTCGCGTCGTTCTCCAAGAGGGAACCGGGAAGTTTGTCATCAATTACCGTGATGCTAAG GAATATTTACAGGGGAATCCTTTGTGGCTGCAATACATCAAAACTCCATTATTAACCTTAGGTTTTGAGAGCAGCTATGATGTCTTTGTCAAAGCTCAGGGGGGAGGACTCTCGGGTCAGGCCCAGGCAATTTCTCTGGGTATCGCACGTGCTTTGCTTAAAGTCAGTCAGAACCACAGGTCTCCTTTGAAGAAAGAAGGTCTTTTGACTAGAGACTCGAGAGTTGTTGAAAGGAAGAAAGTTGGTCTGAAGAAGGCTCGAAAAGCTCCTCAATATTCGAAGCGTTGA
- the LOC135631928 gene encoding BTB/POZ domain-containing protein At3g50780-like — protein sequence MADFRVGRLEQGQTKIRNVPIAVTPEGFWCCPSPAVLQKSLKNHNHQSKSKASSPLRSRASSLQRTATSTVDKKTHSGSLGSKVVSDDQRCPTSDTAVPAAVSPASVPERPSERPPKPNVDNLQRKISVGFGQPETSDLKVILFGKEGICVRMSVHWNILAENSRFFADKLAVQSPVPCLEVADCEDVEIYVETVGLMYCKELKHKLIKQSVPRVLRIIKVAESLGFRACIKSCLDYLEAVPWVAEEEENVVSSIRHLQNYGASPLLKRVASDLSDPPNDTLAHIMELVLKSNEDRGRREMKSLVLKLLKENNIWTNGSVNICIELFYSSCRSCMESLLDLFRQASEPGFSDKSLDSKDPVMRHIALEADNLLWLVEILADRHAADEFAVLWAGQHELAELHSKLPIMSRHLVSCITARLFVGIGKGEILPPRDTRQLLLQVWLQPLIGDYSWLQHGCRSFDRKVVEEGIGQTILTLPLEDQQSILLSWLGSFLKVGDNCPNLQRAFEVWWRRTFIRPYVEYQGINPQSDKS from the exons ATGGCAGATTTTAGAGTTGGCAGGCTTGAGCAGGGCCAGACAAAGATCCGGAATGTACCCATTGCAGTAACCCCGGAAGGGTTTTGGTGTTGTCCCTCTCCTGCAGTTCTTCAGAAGTCCCTCAAAaatcataatcaccaaagcaaaaGCAAAGCATCATCTCCATTGCGATCGAGGGCTTCATCACTTCAGAGGACAGCGACTTCGACAGTCGATAAGAAAACACATTCCGGCTCATTAGGGTCTAAGGTTGTTTCGGATGATCAGAGATGTCCGACTTCCGATACTGCTGTTCCTGCTGCTGTCAGTCCAGCAAGTGTGCCTGAGAGGCCATCAGAGAGGCCACCAAAACCAAATGTTGATAATCTGCAACGCAAGATATCAGTGGGGTTTGGCCAGCCTGAGACCAGCGATTTGAAAGTGATTTTGTTTGGTAAGGAAGGAATCTGTGTGAGGATGAGTGTGCATTGGAACATTCTTGCAGAAAATAGTCGTTTCTTTGCAGATAAGCTTGCTGTGCAGTCTCCAGTACCATGCCTTGAAGTAGCAGACTGTGAAGATGTGGAGATCTATGTTGAGACAGTGGGATTGATGTACTGCAAAGAACTTAAGCACAAACTGATCAAGCAAAGTGTTCCGCGTGTGCTACGCATAATCAAG GTTGCAGAATCACTTGgcttccgtgcatgcatcaaaTCCTGCTTAGATTATTTGGAAGCAGTCCCTTGGGttgcagaggaagaagaaaatgtGGTATCTTCTATCCGACATCTGCAGAATTATGGTGCAAGCCCTCTGTTGAAGCGAGTAGCTTCCGATTTATCAGATCCACCAAATGACACTCTTGCACATATAATGGAGTTAGTCCTCAAAAGCAATGAAGATAGAGGTCGGCGAGAAATGAAATCCTTAGTGCTGAAACTTCTGAAAGAAAACAATATTTGGACAAATGGATCTGTAAACATATGCATTGAGTTGTTTTACAGTTCATGTAGGAGCTGCATGGAATCACTGTTGGATCTGTTTAGACAAGCATCTGAGCCTGGTTTCTCAGATAAATCTTTGGACAGCAAAGACCCTGTAATGCGGCATATTGCTCTCGAGGCAGATAATCTTCTTTGGTTAGTTGAGATTCTGGCTGACAGGCATGCAGCAGATGAATTTGCTGTGTTGTGGGCTGGCCAGCACGAGCTTGCTGAATTACACTCAAAGCTACCAATCATGTCACGCCACCTCGTTAGCTGCATCACTGCGAGGCTTTTTGTTGGTATTGGAAAAGGAGAGATACTTCCGCCGCGGGACACCAGGCAGCTGCTATTACAAGTTTGGCTACAGCCACTCATTGGTGACTACAGCTGGTTACAACATGGTTGCAGATCATTTGATCGGAAGGTTGTGGAGGAAGGAATTGGCCAAACCATTTTGACACTTCCTTTAGAAGATCAGCAGAGTATTCTGCTTTCTTGGTTGGGAAGTTTCCTGAAGGTTGGCGACAACTGCCCAAATCTTCAGAGAGCCTTTGAAGTTTGGTGGAGGAGAACTTTCATAAGGCCCTATGTTGAATACCAGGGCATAAATCCGCAGTCAGATAAAAGTTAA
- the LOC135631769 gene encoding cytochrome b6-f complex subunit 7, chloroplastic-like: MAAISAAAAAAVPAAAAVSCSSLNSSMRRKHSVKYMQGMNSFGGLKANNNVSSLGLPACTAASFAKVLSSLRAPPKGKTKSKGGALSSTCNAAEEIFRIAAIMNGLVLVGVAVGFVLLRVEAWVEESES; the protein is encoded by the coding sequence ATGGCAGCAAtctctgcagcagcagcagcagcagtcccTGCAGCGGCGGCCGTGTCATGCTCCAGCCTCAACTCCTCGATGAGGAGGAAGCACAGTGTGAAATACATGCAAGGCATGAACAGCTTCGGAGGGCTCAAAGCCAACAACAACGTGTCGTCCCTGGGCCTCCCGGCATGCACCGCCGCCTCCTTCGCCAAGGTTCTGAGCTCTCTGAGGGCGCCACCCAAGGGGAAGACGAAGAGCAAGGGTGGAGCGTTGTCCTCCACCTGCAACGCAGCGGAGGAGATCTTCCGGATCGCCGCGATCATGAACGGCCTGGTGCTGGTCGGCGTCGCGGTCGGGTTCGTGCTTCTGCGGGTGGAGGCGTGGGTGGAGGAATCAGAGTCGTAG
- the LOC135631768 gene encoding protein JINGUBANG-like, which produces MGDQKGARASLLRSSKLLDLLRTNPSVDEPRPATGEGAARFLTSTGTFPRNISPCHPATGSSPLPNSPWVQQLPPDLPTAAAITTGLVGSLVCQEGHVYSLAAAGDLLYAGSDSRNIRVWKGWQEFSSFRSSSGLVKAIVIAGNRVFTGHQDGKIRVWRTSSKDSSVNKRVGTLPTLADFLMSSIKPSNYVEARRHRTAVWLRHFDAVSCLSLEEDSGILYSGSWDKTVKVWRMSDSKCLESFNAHDDAVNAVAAGFDGLVFTGSADGTVKAWRREVAAGGKVGGAFATRHVAVQTLLRQDSAVTAVVTTAWFVYCGSSDGVVNHWQREGRGGSLASGGALRGHRMSVLCLAAAGSIVASGSADKTVRVWRRDESSGAHGAVAVLSGHAGPIKCLAVEAEAEEQGQEDRAAGRRYVVYSGSLDKSIKIWRVAERRWSPEAARGAPRHVRASAGYPSRRSPSHACAGRSP; this is translated from the coding sequence ATGGGAGATCAAAAGGGAGCTCGTGCAAGTCTTCTGCGCTCCTCCAAGCTCCTCGACCTCCTACGTACTAACCCTTCCGTTGACGAGCCCCGTCCCGCCACCGGCGAAGGCGCCGCCCGCTTCTTGACGAGCACCGGGACCTTCCCTCGCAATATCTCCCCATGTCACCCGGCGACTGGCTCCTCCCCACTCCCAAATTCCCCCTGGGTGCAACAGCTCCCTCCTGATctccccaccgccgccgccatcACCACCGGCCTCGTGGGCTCCCTCGTCTGCCAAGAAGGCCACGTATACTCCCTCGCCGCCGCTGGCGATCTTTTGTACGCCGGATCCGACAGCCGGAACATCCGTGTCTGGAAGGGCTGGCAAGAGTTCTCCAGCTTCAGGTCCAGCAGCGGCCTCGTCAAGGCCATCGTCATCGCCGGGAACAGAGTATTCACCGGCCACCAGGACGGTAAGATCCGGGTGTGGCGTACCTCTTCCAAGGACTCCTCCGTCAATAAGCGGGTCGGCACTCTCCCCACTCTCGCGGACTTCCTCATGAGCTCCATCAAACCCTCCAACTACGTCGAGGCGAGGCGGCACAGGACCGCCGTGTGGCTCCGCCATTTCGACGCCGTCTCGTGCCTCAGCCTGGAGGAAGATTCCGGGATACTCTACTCCGGCTCTTGGGACAAGACCGTCAAGGTGTGGCGGATGTCAGACTCCAAGTGCCTCGAGTCGTTCAACGCGCACGACGACGCCGTCAACGCAGTGGCCGCCGGGTTCGACGGCCTGGTGTTCACGGGGTCAGCGGACGGGACGGTGAAGGCGTGGCGACGGGAGGTGGCAGCGGGGGGCAAGGTCGGAGGCGCCTTCGCCACCAGGCACGTGGCGGTGCAGACACTGCTGCGACAAGACAGCGCCGTGACCGCGGTGGTGACGACCGCATGGTTCGTGTACTGCGGATCGTCCGATGGGGTGGTGAACCACTGGCAGcgggaaggaagaggaggatcGCTGGCCAGCGGCGGGGCGCTGCGGGGGCACAGGATGTCGGTTCTCTGCCTCGCGGCCGCCGGGAGCATTGTGGCGAGCGGATCGGCGGACAAAACGGTGCGCGTGTGGCGGAGAGACGAAAGCAGCGGGGCGCACGGTGCCGTCGCCGTCCTCTCCGGTCACGCAGGGCCAATCAAGTGCCTGGCAGTGGAAGCGGAAGCCGAGGAGCAGGGGCAGGAAGACAGGGCGGCCGGCCGGCGGTACGTGGTATACAGCGGGAGCCTGGACAAGTCTATCAAGATATGGCGGGTGGCGGAGCGGAGGTGGTCCCCCGAGGCGGCGCGTGGAGCTCCACGGCACGTGCGGGCGAGCGCCGGCTATCCATCACGGCGGTCGCCCTCGCACGCGTGTGCTGGCCGCAGCCCCTGA